A genomic segment from Bubalus bubalis isolate 160015118507 breed Murrah chromosome 5, NDDB_SH_1, whole genome shotgun sequence encodes:
- the TH gene encoding tyrosine 3-monooxygenase, which translates to MPTPNAASPQAKSFRRAVSELDAKQAEAIMSPRFVGRRQSLIQDARKEREKAEAAASSSESAESGSLVERDGKAVLTLLFALRPTKPPALTRAIKVFETFEAHLHHLETRPAQPPRAGSPPLECFVRCEVPGPVVPALLSALRRVAEDVRAAGESKVLWFPRKVSELDTCHHLVTKFDPDLDLDHPGFSDQAYRQRRKLIAEIAFQYKQGDPIPHVEYTAEETATWKEVYSTLRGLYPTHACREHLEAFELLERFCGYREDRIPQLEDVSRFLKERTGFQLRPVAGLLSARDFLASLAFRVFQCTQYIRHASSPMHSPEPDCCHELLGHVPMLADRTFAQFSQDIGLASLGVSDEEIEKLSTLYWFTVEFGLCKQNGEVKAYGAGLLSSYGELLHSLSEEPEIRAFDPDAAAVQPYQDQTYQPVYFVSESFSDAKDKLRSYASRIQRPFSVKFDPYTLAIDVLDSPHAIRRALDGVQDEMQALAHALNAIS; encoded by the exons ATGCCTACCCCCAACGCCGCCTCGCCGCAGGCCAAGAGCTTCCGCAGGGCCGTCTCCGAGCTGGACGCCAAGCAGGCTGAGGCCATCATG TCCCCACGCTTCGTCGGGAGGCGGCAGAGCCTCATCCAGGATGCACGCAAGGAGCGGGAGAAGGCGGAGGCCGCAGCCTCATCCTCGGAGTCCGCGGAGTCGGGCAGCCTGGTGGAGAGGGACGGGAAGGCGGTGCTGACCCTGCTGTTCGCCCTGCGGCCCACCAAGCCCCCTGCGCTGACCCGGGCTATCAAGGTGTTTGAG ACATTCGAAGCCCACCTCCACCACCTGGAGACCCGACCAGCCCAGCCGCCGCGGGCGGGGAGCCCGCCCCTGGAGTGCTTCGTGCGCTGTGAGGTGCCCGGCCCAGTGGTGCCCGCCCTGCTGAGTGCCCTGCGCCGCGTGGCAGAAGACGTGCGCGCCGCCGGGGAGAGCAAGG TCCTCTGGTTCCCGAGGAAAGTGTCCGAGCTGGACACGTGCCACCACCTCGTCACCAAGTTTGACCCCGACCTGGACCTGGATCACCCG GGCTTCTCCGACCAGGCTTACCGCCAGCGCAGGAAGCTGATCGCCGAGATCGCCTTCCAGTACAAGCA AGGCGACCCCATTCCCCACGTGGAGTACACAGCTGAGGAGACAGCCACCTG GAAGGAGGTCTACTCCACGCTGCGGGGCCTGTACCCCACCCACGCCTGCCGCGAGCACCTGGAGGCCTTCGAGCTGCTGGAGCGCTTCTGCGGGTACCGCGAAGACCGAATCCCGCAGCTGGAGGATGTCTCCCGCTTCCTGAAGG AGAGGACCGGCTTCCAGCTGCGGCCGGTGGCCGGCCTGCTGTCCGCGCGGGACTTCCTGGCCAGCCTGGCTTTTCGCGTGTTCCAGTGCACCCAGTACATCCGCCACGCCTCCTCGCCCATGCACTCCCCCGAGCC GGACTGCTGCCACGAGCTGCTGGGGCACGTGCCCATGCTCGCCGACCGGACCTTCGCGCAGTTTTCCCAG GACATCGGGCTCGCATCCTTGGGAGTGTcggatgaggaaattgagaagCTGTCCACG CTGTACTGGTTCACCGTGGAGTTTGGGCTGTGCAAACAGAATGGAGAAGTGAAGGCCTACGGAGCGGGGCTGCTGTCCTCCTACGGGGAGCTCCTG CACTCCCTTTCTGAGGAGCCGGAGATCCGGGCCTTCGACCCTGATGCAGCGGCCGTGCAGCCCTACCAGGACCAGACCTACCAGCCCGTCTACTTTGTGTCTGAGAGCTTCAGCGATGCCAAGGACAAGCTCAG GAGCTACGCCTCCCGCATCCAGCGCCCCTTCTCTGTGAAGTTTGACCCGTACACACTGGCCATCGACGTGCTGGACAGTCCCCACGCCATCCGGCGTGCCCTGGACGGCGTCCAGGATGAGATGCAGGCCCTGGCCCACGCTCTGAACGCCATCAGCTAG
- the INS gene encoding insulin: MALWTRLVPLLALLALWAPAPARAFVNQHLCGSHLVEALYLVCGERGFFYTPKARREVEGPQVGALELAGGPGAGGLEGPPQKRGIVEQCCASVCSLYQLENYCN; encoded by the exons ATGGCCCTGTGGACACGCCTGGTCCCCCTGCTGGCCCTGCTGGCGCTCTgggcccccgccccggcccgtgCCTTCGTCAACCAGCACCTGTGTGGCTCCCACCTGGTGGAGGCGCTGTATCTGGTGTGCGGAGAGCGCGGCTTCTTCTACACGCCCAAGGCCCGCCGGGAGGTGGAGGGCCCCCAGG TGGGGGCGCTGGAGCTGGCCGGAGGCCCGGGCGCGGGCGGCCTGGAGGGGCCCCCGCAGAAGCGCGGCATCGTGGAGCAGTGCTGTGCCAGCGTGTGCTCTCTCTACCAGCTGGAGAACTACTGTAACTAG
- the LOC123333833 gene encoding translation initiation factor IF-2 has protein sequence MCLDLGVLQQPWYAPPTPRCASHIPRGQSPPKTWTHPRKPSPAPRPGSRLRLCIGSLLPLALQPAFPFPASFPGSGSKLAAPHLPGTKPSILQTRLILQESPERPLPQPPQGNRRRRGEDPALMREGCACSQQQGLKPGDPGPSWTEGQDPTAAQVTQGPRHRQPLTNRPTSAVCRSVGYPAPKLQGPRRGHCRTSSCSV, from the exons ATGTGCCTGGATCTTGGAG TTCTGCAGCAGCCCTGGtacgcaccccccaccccgcgaTGTGCCAGCCATATTCCAAGAGGACAGTCACCCCCGAAGACTTGGACTCACCCCAGGAAGCCCAGCCCCGCACCCCGACCTGGCTCCAGGCTCCGGCTCTGCATCGGCTCCCTGCTCCCGCTCGCCCTGCAGCCTGCCTTCCCTTTCCCCGCTTCCTTCCCCGGCTCTGGCTCCAAGCTGGCCGCTCCCCACCTCCCTGGGAccaagcccagcattttacaAACCCGGCTCATTCTCCAGGAGTCCCCTGAGcgccccctccctcagcccccacAGGGCAACCGGCGGCGCAGGGGTGAGGACCCTGCACTGATGCGGGAGGGATGCGCCTGCTCCCAGCAGCAAGGCTTGAAGCCCGGGGACCCAGGCCCCAGCTGGACAGAAGGCCAGGACCCGACGGCGGCACAAGTCACCCAAGGCCCCAGGCACCGCCAGCCCCTGACCAATAGACCAACGTCGGCTGTGTGTAGGAGTGTGGGGTACCCGGCCCCCAAGCTGCAAGGACCCAGGCGTGGCCACTGTCGTACCAGTTCATGTAGCGTCTGA